A region of the Haemophilus parainfluenzae genome:
AGCAAATGCGTCAAGTGAGTTTACATTTTGTGCCGACAGCGATTTTATCTCGTCAAGTTGGTGTAATTCGTAAAAACAGCTTAATCTTGAATTTACCAGGGCAGCCGAAAGCCATCAAAGAGACTTTAGAAGGCGTGAAAGATGAGCAAGGCAAGGTCTTAGTGAAAGGGATTTTTAGTGCGGTGCCTTATTGTTTGCAATTAATTGATGGTATTTATATTGATACCAAGCCTGAGGTGATTACAAGCTTCCGACCAAAAGCCGCACGTCGCGAAAATTTGGAGAAATAAGATGAAAAAAATCGAAGCCATTATTAAGCCATTTAAATTAGATGATGTGCGTGAAAATCTATCTGATATTGGCATTAGCGGAATGACCGTGACTGAAGTCCGTGGTTTTGGTCGTCAAAAAGGGCATACAGAGCTTTATCGTGGTGCAGAATATATGGTGGATTTTCTGCCTAAAGTGAAAATCGAAATTGTCGTGCCAGATGATTTGCTTGAGCAATGCCTTGAAACCATTATTGAAACCTGCCAAACAGGCAAAATCGGTGATGGAAAGATCTTTGTTTATGATGTAGAACGCGTGATTCGTGTTCGTACAGGCGAAGAAAATGAGGAAGCCATTTAGTGGAAAAAAACTTAAATTTTAACCGCACTGTAGTCGCTATGGCGGCTTTAGTGATTGTGTTTGCGGGAATTAAACTGGCGGCAGAGATTGTTGTGCCTTTTTTATTGGCATTATTTATCGCCATTATTTGCTCGCCAGTGATTAAAGCAATGACACAACGCAAAGTGCCACATGGTATTGCGATTGCCTTGTTGTTTATCTTGATTTTAATTGTATTCTTTTTCCTGGCGGGATTAATTAACAGCAGTGTGCAGGAATTTACACGCTCGATCCCTCAATATAAAGTGCTGCTTTCGGAGCGTATAAATGACGTCATAGCATTAGCTCAAAAACTGAAATTGCCGATTGTGATTTCTCGCGAAGCCATTATGGAGCATTTTGATCCGAGTGTGATTATGAACTTTGTGAGCCGTTTATTATTAAACTTTTCTGGCGTCGTGACGAATGTTTTTGTGTTGATCTTAGCGGTGATTTTTATGCTACTTGAAGCACCGACGATGAAGTATAAACTTGCTTTAGTGTTAAGTGATAATGAACATGATGTTGTCGCGGAAGAACATCATATTGATCGTATTTTAGACGGTGTGATTAGTTATCTTGGCGTGAAAACAGTGATTAGTTTGCTTACCGGTATCTCGACGTGGATTTTGTTGGATGTGATGGATGTCCAATATGCCATTTTATGGGCGACGTTAAGCTTCCTATTAAATTATATTCCGAATATTGGTTCAATTATTGCAGCGGTGCCTATTATTGTTCAAGCGTTATTGCTGAACGGATTTGGTGTAGGAATGGGCGTAACCGTCGGTATCATTGCATTAAATATTGTGATCGGTAATATTATTGAACCGAAAATGATGGGTAAAACCTTAGGTCTTTCTACCTTGGTCGTATTCTTTTCATTACTTTTCTGGGGATGGTTACTTGGTACGGTAGGTATGTTACTTTCTGTGCCGCTGACAATGGCGTTTAAAATTACGTTGGAAAGCTCCGAATCAACGAAGAAATATGCGGCTTTATTAGGTGATGTAAACGAATAAAGTGCGGT
Encoded here:
- a CDS encoding AI-2E family transporter; translated protein: MEKNLNFNRTVVAMAALVIVFAGIKLAAEIVVPFLLALFIAIICSPVIKAMTQRKVPHGIAIALLFILILIVFFFLAGLINSSVQEFTRSIPQYKVLLSERINDVIALAQKLKLPIVISREAIMEHFDPSVIMNFVSRLLLNFSGVVTNVFVLILAVIFMLLEAPTMKYKLALVLSDNEHDVVAEEHHIDRILDGVISYLGVKTVISLLTGISTWILLDVMDVQYAILWATLSFLLNYIPNIGSIIAAVPIIVQALLLNGFGVGMGVTVGIIALNIVIGNIIEPKMMGKTLGLSTLVVFFSLLFWGWLLGTVGMLLSVPLTMAFKITLESSESTKKYAALLGDVNE
- the glnB gene encoding nitrogen regulatory protein P-II gives rise to the protein MKKIEAIIKPFKLDDVRENLSDIGISGMTVTEVRGFGRQKGHTELYRGAEYMVDFLPKVKIEIVVPDDLLEQCLETIIETCQTGKIGDGKIFVYDVERVIRVRTGEENEEAI